One genomic segment of Chloroflexota bacterium includes these proteins:
- a CDS encoding DUF59 domain-containing protein, with product MSEQTNTSSPKPNRPEWEARKTHPKLAEQAEKALRTVVDPELGMDVVTLGLIRNLQIFDESANLVMILTTPFCPYGPAILEAARRKVEEALQKPTTIELGEEIWERDMMEEGAAEMLGLW from the coding sequence ATGAGCGAGCAAACCAACACCTCCTCCCCCAAGCCCAACCGCCCGGAGTGGGAAGCCCGCAAAACCCACCCCAAACTGGCCGAACAGGCCGAAAAAGCCCTGCGCACCGTGGTAGACCCGGAATTGGGCATGGACGTGGTGACGTTGGGGCTGATTCGTAACCTGCAAATTTTCGACGAATCGGCCAACCTGGTCATGATTCTGACCACGCCCTTCTGCCCTTACGGCCCGGCCATTCTGGAAGCCGCGCGGCGCAAGGTCGAGGAAGCCCTGCAAAAGCCTACCACCATCGAACTCGGCGAAGAAATCTGGGAACGCGACATGATGGAAGAAGGCGCAGCCGAAATGTTAGGGCTGTGGTAA
- a CDS encoding SCP2 sterol-binding domain-containing protein, translating to MSEITVKELMARMPKAFLPEKAKGVEAVIQYHLTGEEGGDWIITIKDGQCTVEEGVADNPTLTLEADAQDYKNVILGKLDGMAAFMQGKLKLKGNLNLAMKLTSFFKLR from the coding sequence ATGAGCGAGATCACCGTGAAGGAACTGATGGCTCGCATGCCCAAGGCTTTCCTGCCCGAGAAAGCCAAAGGCGTCGAAGCCGTGATTCAATATCACCTCACGGGGGAAGAGGGTGGTGACTGGATCATCACCATCAAAGACGGCCAATGCACGGTGGAAGAGGGCGTGGCCGACAACCCCACCCTGACTTTAGAAGCCGACGCGCAGGACTACAAGAACGTCATCCTCGGCAAACTGGATGGCATGGCCGCTTTCATGCAGGGTAAGTTGAAGTTGAAGGGCAACCTCAACCTGGCGATGAAACTCACCAGTTTCTTCAAACTGCGCTAA
- a CDS encoding GxxExxY protein, translated as MKSWPELPERLNELTYKIIGAAMAVHQALGAGLLERVYENALGVELERQDIPFQRQVPVQVMYKGVQVGKGSIDLLVDETVVVELKVVRRIIDAHVAQLLTYLQAGGYPLGLILNFGVARLKDGGIRRVILSHNGA; from the coding sequence ATGAAATCTTGGCCTGAACTCCCTGAGAGGCTGAACGAGTTAACCTACAAAATAATTGGAGCGGCAATGGCGGTTCACCAGGCGCTGGGAGCCGGGTTATTGGAGCGTGTGTATGAAAATGCTCTGGGTGTAGAGCTGGAACGACAAGACATCCCGTTCCAACGACAAGTTCCTGTTCAGGTGATGTATAAGGGCGTTCAAGTTGGCAAGGGCAGCATTGATTTGTTGGTGGATGAGACTGTTGTGGTGGAACTTAAGGTTGTCAGGCGAATCATTGATGCTCATGTTGCCCAACTGCTAACCTATTTGCAGGCTGGCGGTTACCCATTGGGATTGATTCTCAACTTTGGCGTTGCCCGTTTGAAAGATGGCGGTATCCGTCGCGTGATTCTCTCCCACAACGGAGCTTGA
- a CDS encoding 3-hydroxyacyl-CoA dehydrogenase/enoyl-CoA hydratase family protein — MKYQIRRATVIGAGTMGAAIAAHLANAGVPVTLLDIVPRELTPDEEKKGLTLQDREVRNRIVRQGFERALKSKPASFFTKDHAALVSLGNLEDDLEEAVKHSDWIIEVVVERLDIKQQLMERIDAIRPEHTIVSTNTSGIPIKDIAAGRSEGFRKHFLGTHFFNPPRYLKLLEVIPGEDTLPEVVEFIREFGENRLGKGVVLCKDTPNFIGNRIAFGSGAFVLDYVLEHGYTVEEVDAITGPLLGRPKTATFRLIDLVGIDVWDHVGRNLRAAIPHDAMAQKYLASERANNLIAELIKRGWLGNKTKQGFYKRVKENGKKVYLHLNLETLEYEPPSKPKFESIGKIKDIEDLGERLRAWVKETDRAAQLARAILYQGFAYAASVIPEIADTPKPIDDAMRWGFAHQAGPFEIWDMLGVAETTEAMAKEGFPAPQWVHEMLEAGVATFYQYDGSRKVGVYNPAKKTYEPIRRSPKNIFIKEEKAAGKVMDENPGAAIVDLGDGVIAVEFHTKMNALDEDIFNMLNKAMDLVDEGKYDGIVIGSDADNFSAGANLFAVVLASQQGMWDQLDESIKAFQNLNMRMRYFHKPVVAAPAGLALGGGCEITMHASRAVAAAELYIGLVEVGAGVIPAGGGTKEIIRRIVNPPMRTKDAQVLAFMQRAFEQIGMAKVATSAEEARAWGILTAADRVVMNRDHLIAEAKREVLHMLDSGWHPPIPEKVYAAGRDTLAALQVGIYTMRESGYITEYEAHIANKLAYVLTGGDLSKPQWVSEQYILDLEREAFLSLCGEEKTQERMWHILRTGKPLRN, encoded by the coding sequence ATGAAATACCAAATCCGCCGTGCGACGGTCATCGGCGCGGGGACGATGGGGGCGGCCATTGCCGCTCACCTCGCCAACGCCGGTGTGCCCGTTACCCTGTTAGATATCGTGCCGCGGGAATTGACCCCCGACGAAGAAAAGAAAGGCCTCACTTTGCAAGACCGCGAAGTCCGCAACCGCATCGTGCGGCAGGGCTTCGAGCGGGCTCTCAAATCCAAACCGGCGTCGTTCTTCACCAAAGACCACGCCGCGCTGGTTTCCCTCGGCAACCTGGAAGACGATCTGGAAGAGGCCGTCAAGCATTCCGACTGGATTATCGAGGTGGTGGTCGAGCGGCTGGACATCAAGCAGCAACTAATGGAGCGCATTGATGCCATCCGCCCCGAACACACCATCGTGAGCACCAACACCTCCGGCATTCCCATCAAAGACATTGCCGCCGGGCGCTCCGAAGGCTTCCGCAAGCACTTTTTGGGCACCCACTTCTTCAACCCGCCCCGCTACCTCAAACTGCTGGAAGTCATCCCCGGCGAAGACACCCTGCCCGAGGTGGTGGAATTCATCCGCGAATTCGGCGAAAACCGCCTGGGCAAGGGCGTGGTGCTCTGCAAAGACACCCCCAACTTCATCGGCAACCGCATCGCCTTCGGCAGCGGCGCGTTCGTGCTCGACTATGTGCTGGAACACGGCTACACCGTGGAAGAAGTGGATGCCATCACCGGCCCGCTGCTGGGCCGCCCCAAGACCGCCACTTTCCGCCTGATCGACCTGGTGGGCATCGATGTTTGGGATCATGTGGGCCGCAACCTGCGCGCTGCCATCCCCCACGACGCAATGGCGCAGAAATACCTCGCTTCGGAACGCGCCAACAACCTGATTGCCGAGCTCATCAAGCGCGGCTGGCTGGGCAACAAGACCAAACAGGGCTTTTACAAGCGGGTCAAGGAAAACGGCAAGAAGGTTTACCTGCACCTCAACCTGGAAACCTTAGAATACGAACCGCCCAGCAAGCCCAAGTTTGAATCCATCGGCAAAATCAAGGACATTGAAGACCTGGGCGAGCGCCTGCGGGCCTGGGTGAAGGAAACCGACCGCGCCGCACAACTGGCGCGTGCCATTCTCTATCAGGGCTTTGCCTACGCCGCGTCGGTGATTCCCGAAATCGCCGACACCCCCAAGCCCATCGACGACGCCATGCGCTGGGGTTTTGCTCATCAGGCCGGCCCCTTCGAGATTTGGGACATGCTGGGCGTGGCCGAAACCACCGAAGCGATGGCAAAAGAGGGCTTCCCTGCGCCGCAATGGGTGCACGAGATGCTGGAAGCCGGCGTCGCCACCTTCTACCAGTACGACGGCAGCCGCAAGGTGGGCGTTTACAACCCCGCGAAGAAAACCTATGAGCCCATCCGCCGCTCGCCGAAGAACATTTTTATCAAGGAAGAGAAGGCTGCGGGCAAAGTGATGGACGAGAACCCCGGCGCGGCCATCGTCGACCTGGGCGACGGCGTGATTGCCGTGGAATTCCACACCAAGATGAACGCCTTGGACGAAGACATTTTCAACATGCTCAACAAGGCGATGGATTTGGTGGACGAGGGCAAGTATGACGGCATCGTGATTGGCAGCGACGCCGACAACTTCAGCGCGGGCGCCAACCTGTTCGCCGTGGTGCTGGCTTCCCAGCAGGGCATGTGGGACCAACTGGACGAGTCGATCAAGGCATTCCAGAACCTCAACATGCGGATGCGCTATTTCCACAAGCCGGTGGTGGCTGCACCTGCCGGGCTGGCCTTGGGCGGCGGCTGTGAAATCACCATGCACGCTTCCCGCGCGGTGGCCGCGGCGGAACTCTACATCGGCCTGGTGGAAGTCGGCGCGGGCGTGATTCCCGCGGGCGGCGGCACCAAGGAAATCATCCGCCGCATTGTGAACCCGCCCATGCGCACCAAAGACGCGCAGGTGCTGGCTTTCATGCAGCGGGCGTTTGAGCAAATCGGCATGGCGAAGGTTGCCACCAGCGCCGAGGAAGCCCGCGCGTGGGGCATCCTGACCGCTGCCGACCGGGTCGTGATGAACCGCGACCACCTGATTGCGGAAGCCAAGCGTGAAGTGCTGCACATGCTCGATAGCGGCTGGCACCCGCCCATTCCCGAAAAGGTGTACGCCGCGGGCCGCGACACGCTGGCCGCGCTGCAAGTTGGCATCTACACCATGCGCGAAAGCGGCTACATCACCGAATACGAAGCCCACATTGCCAACAAACTGGCCTACGTGCTCACCGGCGGCGACCTGAGCAAGCCGCAGTGGGTCTCTGAGCAGTACATCCTTGACCTGGAACGCGAAGCCTTCCTCTCGCTGTGCGGCGAGGAGAAGACGCAGGAGAGGATGTGGCATATTTTGAGGACTGGGAAGCCGTTGAGGAATTAG
- a CDS encoding winged helix-turn-helix transcriptional regulator, with protein sequence MQETRKRILQTLLTRQRCTINELAEAVGITPISVRHHINKLEAAGLVASEEERHGVGRPRRLYYLTDAGLEQFPSQYVRLTTQLLRQLKATLPAPMVSKIFTEMARNMAKEFVTEIESQHMGPKERLQFVANLLNQEGFVVTWEEEDDHYVLKESVCPYYHVGQDHPEVCVLDRNFVAALLDLPADKIRHEHCIFNGDKQCRFLIPKPSTES encoded by the coding sequence ATGCAAGAGACCCGCAAGCGCATTCTCCAAACCCTTCTCACGCGGCAGCGTTGCACCATCAACGAACTGGCCGAGGCCGTGGGCATCACCCCCATCTCCGTACGGCACCACATCAACAAGCTGGAAGCCGCCGGACTGGTCGCTTCGGAAGAGGAACGCCACGGTGTAGGCCGGCCGCGACGCCTCTATTACCTTACCGATGCCGGCTTAGAACAATTTCCCTCGCAATATGTTCGCCTGACCACCCAGCTCTTGCGGCAACTCAAAGCCACTTTGCCCGCGCCCATGGTTTCCAAAATTTTCACCGAAATGGCGCGCAACATGGCAAAGGAATTCGTCACCGAGATCGAATCCCAACACATGGGGCCGAAAGAGCGCCTGCAGTTCGTAGCAAACCTGCTCAATCAAGAAGGTTTTGTCGTCACCTGGGAAGAAGAAGACGACCACTATGTTCTCAAAGAATCGGTTTGTCCGTATTATCACGTAGGGCAAGACCACCCAGAAGTATGCGTGTTAGACCGCAACTTTGTAGCGGCCCTGCTCGACCTGCCCGCCGACAAGATTCGTCACGAGCACTGTATTTTCAACGGCGATAAACAATGCCGTTTCCTCATCCCCAAACCCAGCACGGAGAGTTAG
- a CDS encoding acyl-CoA dehydrogenase: MIDFEMPEVIAKQQYMLQTVAENMMRSVSRYFDEHEHEIPWDYIEFMHTAMKASGAGSLAPSDSGEKKEKKDRPRIGYQMLAFMIEMLSWGDAGMYLVTPGGGLGAAAVEAAGTPEQKRRFLSRFKKDKPAFAAMAMTEPCCGSDTAAIRTTAVLDKETNEWVLNGEKIFVTAGDKSITNYEKLEPGFIVVWATIDPSAGRAGIRSFVVEAGTPGVKVTKLEHKLGIRVSDTAAIVLQNARVPYENILGSPEVIKDTKTTKGFKGAMSTFNATRPLVSASALGVARATLELLKEMLAKEGVEIRYGLPRSKMTNIEREIIEMEAMLREAWLLVLKAVWQADQQQPNALVSSMSKVKAGEVVTKITQRAVELMGPLGYSRDFLLEKWFRDAKINDIFEGTGQINRLVVARQILGFRGSQLR, from the coding sequence ATGATTGATTTTGAAATGCCCGAAGTCATTGCCAAGCAACAGTACATGCTCCAGACCGTCGCCGAGAACATGATGCGCTCGGTGTCGCGGTATTTCGACGAGCATGAGCACGAAATTCCGTGGGATTACATTGAATTCATGCACACCGCGATGAAGGCCAGCGGTGCGGGTTCCCTGGCCCCCAGCGACAGCGGTGAAAAGAAGGAAAAGAAAGACCGCCCCCGCATCGGCTATCAGATGCTGGCTTTCATGATTGAAATGCTTTCGTGGGGCGATGCCGGTATGTACCTGGTCACGCCGGGTGGCGGTTTGGGCGCGGCCGCGGTGGAAGCCGCCGGTACGCCGGAGCAGAAGCGCCGTTTCCTCAGCCGTTTCAAGAAAGACAAGCCCGCTTTTGCCGCCATGGCGATGACCGAGCCGTGCTGCGGTTCCGACACTGCCGCGATTCGCACGACCGCGGTGCTGGATAAGGAAACCAACGAGTGGGTGCTGAACGGCGAAAAGATTTTCGTGACCGCCGGCGACAAATCCATCACCAATTACGAGAAACTGGAGCCGGGCTTCATCGTTGTATGGGCGACGATTGACCCGAGCGCAGGCCGCGCGGGCATTCGCTCGTTTGTGGTGGAAGCCGGTACGCCGGGCGTGAAGGTCACGAAACTGGAGCACAAACTCGGCATTCGCGTCAGCGATACTGCCGCCATCGTGTTGCAGAACGCGCGTGTGCCTTACGAGAATATCTTGGGCAGCCCCGAGGTTATCAAAGACACCAAGACCACCAAGGGCTTCAAAGGCGCGATGAGCACGTTCAACGCCACCCGCCCGCTGGTGTCGGCCTCCGCGCTGGGCGTGGCGCGCGCCACCCTGGAATTGCTCAAAGAGATGCTCGCCAAGGAAGGCGTGGAAATTCGCTACGGCCTGCCGCGTTCCAAGATGACCAACATTGAGCGCGAAATCATTGAAATGGAAGCCATGCTGCGGGAAGCCTGGCTGTTGGTGCTCAAGGCTGTGTGGCAGGCTGACCAGCAGCAGCCCAACGCGCTGGTGTCGTCCATGAGCAAGGTCAAAGCCGGTGAGGTGGTGACCAAGATCACGCAGCGCGCGGTAGAACTGATGGGCCCGCTGGGTTACAGCCGCGACTTCCTGTTGGAAAAGTGGTTCCGCGACGCGAAGATCAACGACATCTTCGAAGGCACCGGCCAGATCAACCGCCTGGTGGTCGCCCGCCAGATTTTGGGCTTCCGCGGGTCGCAGTTGAGATAA
- a CDS encoding acetyl-CoA C-acyltransferase, translating to MVTTISDPTREPVIVAATRTAVGKARKGSLVTVRPDEMAAAVIQELLRRAPAVKPEDIQDVIFGCAFPEGEQGMNVARIAALRAGLPTSVPGETINRFCSSGLQSIAHAAFAIMAGQLDIAIAGGTESMTMVPMTSNKFAPNPKLATDWPGVYLSMGLTAERVAEQFGISREEQDAFALRSNQRAAAAVDSGRFDEEITPLEVEIKQATDDGEVVTKKFVFKRDEGPRRDTSMEALARLRPAFKIGGTVTAGNSSQMSDGAAAVLIMSRAKAEALGLKPMARFVSFAVAAVDPEIMGVGPMYAVPKALDLAGLSLDDIGLIELNEAFASQSLAVIRNLGLNEEITNVNGGAIALGHPLGCTGAKLTTQLVYEMKRRDVQFGIVTMCIGGGMGAAGVFENLQ from the coding sequence ATGGTAACCACCATTTCCGACCCCACCCGCGAACCCGTCATCGTCGCCGCGACCCGCACGGCGGTGGGCAAGGCCCGCAAGGGAAGCCTGGTGACGGTGCGTCCCGATGAGATGGCCGCCGCGGTCATTCAGGAACTGCTGCGCCGCGCCCCGGCTGTCAAACCGGAAGACATTCAAGACGTGATTTTCGGCTGCGCCTTCCCTGAAGGCGAGCAGGGCATGAATGTTGCTCGCATTGCTGCGCTGCGCGCCGGCCTGCCCACCAGCGTGCCCGGTGAAACCATCAACCGCTTCTGCTCTTCGGGCTTGCAGAGCATTGCCCACGCGGCCTTCGCCATCATGGCCGGTCAACTGGATATCGCCATCGCCGGCGGCACCGAATCCATGACCATGGTGCCGATGACCAGTAACAAGTTCGCCCCCAACCCCAAACTGGCGACCGACTGGCCGGGCGTGTATCTCAGCATGGGCCTGACCGCCGAGCGCGTCGCCGAGCAGTTTGGCATCAGCCGCGAAGAGCAGGACGCCTTTGCCCTGCGCAGCAACCAGCGCGCTGCCGCGGCGGTGGATTCCGGCCGTTTCGACGAGGAAATCACCCCCCTGGAGGTGGAAATCAAGCAGGCCACCGACGACGGCGAGGTGGTGACCAAAAAGTTCGTCTTCAAGCGCGACGAAGGCCCCCGCCGCGATACCAGCATGGAAGCCCTCGCCCGCCTGCGCCCCGCCTTCAAGATTGGCGGCACGGTCACCGCGGGCAATTCCTCGCAGATGTCCGACGGCGCGGCCGCGGTGCTCATCATGTCCCGCGCCAAAGCCGAGGCGCTGGGCCTGAAGCCGATGGCGCGCTTCGTGTCCTTCGCCGTGGCTGCCGTTGACCCCGAAATCATGGGCGTTGGCCCCATGTATGCCGTGCCCAAGGCGCTGGATCTGGCTGGGCTGTCGTTGGATGACATTGGCCTGATTGAACTCAACGAAGCCTTTGCCTCGCAATCGCTGGCCGTCATCCGCAACCTCGGCTTGAACGAGGAAATCACCAATGTGAACGGCGGCGCGATTGCCCTCGGGCACCCGCTGGGCTGCACCGGTGCGAAACTGACCACCCAGTTGGTCTATGAAATGAAGCGCCGCGATGTCCAGTTCGGCATCGTGACCATGTGCATTGGCGGCGGCATGGGCGCAGCCGGCGTGTTCGAGAATTTGCAGTAG
- a CDS encoding four helix bundle protein, which translates to MSGTVDFEVWLQQVPGAVKRSPLWQTQYYRWALYLFDLVWSDSEKLLQDPRGRDVARQMVRSSGSLCANVEEAYGRGIGSADGLRVLRIALGEARELQGWYVRARHLLGNEVMEHRLPIIERVIVMLSRSINAHPARRKP; encoded by the coding sequence GTGAGCGGCACGGTGGACTTTGAGGTTTGGTTACAGCAAGTGCCCGGAGCGGTCAAACGCAGCCCTTTGTGGCAGACGCAATACTATCGCTGGGCGTTGTATTTGTTTGACCTGGTATGGAGCGACAGCGAGAAGCTATTGCAAGACCCGCGGGGACGGGATGTAGCCAGACAGATGGTGCGAAGCAGCGGCAGCCTGTGTGCCAATGTGGAAGAGGCCTACGGGCGAGGCATTGGCTCTGCCGATGGCCTGAGAGTGCTTCGTATCGCCCTTGGAGAAGCACGAGAACTGCAAGGCTGGTATGTCCGTGCCCGGCATCTGTTGGGCAATGAGGTCATGGAACACCGACTTCCCATCATCGAACGAGTGATTGTCATGCTCAGCCGCTCTATCAATGCCCACCCAGCCCGCCGAAAACCCTAA
- the sufC gene encoding Fe-S cluster assembly ATPase SufC: MSELVIRNLHVNIGGKEILKGVNLTLPQGEVHAIMGPNGTGKSTLAYTLMGHPNYEVTAGEVIFKGQNILELPPEERAHLGIFLAFQYPVAIPGVSLANFLRAALNAKRKALNPDDEGIPIAEFRKLLMDKMRLLNMDPSFAGRYLNDGFSGGEKKRAEILQMAMLEPEIAILDETDSGLDIDALRIVSEGVNALRGPDLGVLVITHYQRILRYIQPDKVHIMMDGRIVETGGPELAEHLEEHGYDWLRERVGA, translated from the coding sequence ATGTCCGAACTGGTCATCCGCAACCTGCACGTCAACATTGGCGGCAAGGAAATTTTGAAAGGTGTGAATTTAACGCTGCCGCAGGGCGAAGTCCATGCCATCATGGGCCCTAACGGCACGGGGAAGTCTACCCTGGCTTATACCCTGATGGGGCACCCCAACTATGAAGTGACCGCAGGGGAAGTGATTTTCAAGGGCCAAAATATTCTGGAACTGCCACCCGAAGAACGGGCGCATCTGGGCATTTTCCTGGCTTTCCAGTACCCCGTGGCGATCCCTGGTGTGAGCCTCGCGAATTTCCTGCGCGCTGCGCTCAATGCCAAACGCAAGGCGCTCAACCCTGACGATGAGGGCATTCCGATTGCGGAATTCCGCAAACTGTTGATGGATAAAATGCGCCTGCTTAACATGGATCCTTCGTTTGCAGGGCGCTACCTCAACGATGGCTTCAGCGGCGGCGAGAAAAAGCGCGCCGAAATTTTGCAGATGGCGATGCTGGAGCCGGAAATCGCGATCTTGGACGAAACCGACTCTGGCCTGGACATTGACGCGTTGCGCATCGTTTCGGAGGGTGTGAACGCGCTGCGTGGCCCCGACCTGGGCGTGCTGGTGATTACCCACTACCAGCGCATTTTGCGCTACATCCAGCCCGATAAAGTGCACATTATGATGGACGGGCGCATTGTGGAAACGGGTGGCCCTGAACTCGCGGAGCATTTGGAAGAGCATGGCTACGATTGGCTGCGCGAGCGGGTGGGCGCGTAA
- a CDS encoding MBL fold metallo-hydrolase: MDTIPTTQRCERMHFRTRSGAQVFRLPLEAFPGFWACAYLVVTDDLRVLIDTGSGVDSANEGLLAGFRWAGEVLGQSFGPEDLTHILITHGHIDHFGGLGFLKTRTDAKVGVHELARRTLTNYEERLAVASSRLERFLAQAGVRAERRQELLAMYTMPKMFFRSVPVDFTYEAVGMRLGPLEMLHTPGHCPGHVVIRLDEVLFAGDHVLSEISPHQSPESITLSTGLGHYLESLARVEGWLEGVRVALGGHKRPVEDIPARIAAIRATHRERLNALLGFLETPHTVAEASRFMFGKVGGYNVLLALSEAGAHVEYLYERGFLGIDNLQEVEADPEAPIRYRRLVKTGVSM; this comes from the coding sequence ATGGACACCATCCCCACAACCCAACGCTGTGAGCGGATGCACTTCCGCACCCGCAGCGGCGCGCAAGTGTTCCGCCTGCCCCTGGAAGCCTTCCCCGGCTTCTGGGCGTGTGCGTACCTGGTGGTGACGGACGACCTGCGCGTGCTGATTGACACCGGGTCGGGGGTGGATAGCGCCAACGAGGGGTTGTTGGCGGGGTTCCGCTGGGCTGGCGAGGTGTTGGGGCAGTCTTTTGGGCCGGAAGACCTGACGCACATTTTGATTACGCATGGGCACATTGACCATTTTGGGGGGCTGGGCTTCCTGAAAACCCGCACCGATGCCAAAGTGGGCGTGCACGAATTGGCCCGCCGCACGCTGACCAATTACGAGGAGCGGCTCGCGGTGGCTTCCAGCCGCCTGGAACGCTTCCTGGCGCAGGCCGGCGTGCGGGCCGAGCGGCGGCAGGAACTGCTGGCAATGTATACCATGCCCAAAATGTTTTTCCGCTCGGTGCCGGTAGATTTTACTTACGAAGCCGTGGGCATGCGCCTTGGCCCCCTGGAGATGTTGCACACGCCCGGCCATTGCCCCGGCCATGTGGTCATCCGGCTGGATGAGGTGTTGTTTGCGGGCGATCATGTCCTTTCCGAAATCAGCCCGCACCAATCGCCGGAAAGCATCACGCTTTCCACCGGGTTGGGGCATTATCTGGAATCGCTCGCGCGGGTGGAAGGCTGGCTGGAGGGCGTGCGAGTGGCGTTGGGGGGGCACAAGCGCCCGGTGGAGGATATTCCAGCGCGCATTGCCGCCATTCGGGCAACCCATCGGGAGCGGCTGAATGCTTTGCTGGGCTTCCTGGAAACGCCGCATACCGTGGCCGAGGCTTCCCGGTTTATGTTTGGGAAGGTGGGCGGTTACAACGTCTTGCTGGCGCTCAGCGAGGCCGGTGCCCACGTAGAGTATTTGTATGAGCGGGGCTTCCTGGGTATCGACAATTTGCAGGAAGTGGAAGCCGACCCGGAAGCGCCGATTCGTTATCGTCGGTTGGTGAAAACGGGCGTTTCGATGTGA
- a CDS encoding acyl-CoA dehydrogenase yields the protein MYSFEPSEEQRMLVDAVKRYAANDLRPAMRDADEEAQLSMDLVEKGWELGILQASVPEEYGGFGERSAVTSVLAAEEMAWGDLAASLAVMAPSLYVLPILMVGSEEQKQELIPPVIEAEWKPYTSALIEWKFDFDANDLQTVAEEDGDAYVITGEKVYVPFAEGYEGMIVYAKLDGKTQGFIVPKGAEGVSVVERHKLLGVHALPLYRVKFEGVRIPKENRLGGPEGHDFALLQASMWVANAALAVGMSRAALEYAIDYAKDREAFGVKIGQKQAIAFMLAEMATEIEGVRLLVWEAAWKLDKGKDDLYKHAYLAHVAASDMAMMVTDRAVQVLGGHGYIREHPVELWMRNGRGFATFAGLAMV from the coding sequence ATGTATTCGTTTGAGCCTTCTGAAGAACAACGCATGTTGGTGGATGCCGTCAAGCGGTATGCCGCCAACGACCTGCGCCCCGCCATGCGGGATGCTGACGAAGAAGCCCAACTTTCGATGGATTTGGTGGAAAAAGGTTGGGAACTCGGCATTCTGCAAGCCTCGGTGCCTGAGGAATACGGCGGGTTTGGCGAGCGGTCGGCGGTAACCAGTGTGTTGGCGGCGGAAGAGATGGCCTGGGGCGACTTGGCGGCTTCCCTGGCCGTGATGGCGCCCAGCCTGTATGTGTTGCCGATTTTGATGGTGGGTTCCGAGGAGCAGAAGCAGGAACTCATCCCGCCGGTCATCGAGGCTGAGTGGAAGCCTTACACCTCAGCGCTCATTGAATGGAAGTTCGATTTCGACGCCAACGATTTGCAGACTGTGGCTGAGGAAGACGGGGACGCGTATGTCATCACTGGCGAGAAGGTTTACGTGCCTTTTGCCGAGGGTTATGAGGGCATGATTGTGTATGCCAAACTGGACGGCAAAACCCAGGGCTTTATTGTGCCCAAGGGTGCTGAGGGGGTGAGCGTGGTCGAGCGGCACAAACTGCTGGGCGTGCACGCGCTGCCGCTTTATCGTGTAAAGTTCGAAGGCGTGCGCATTCCCAAAGAAAACCGCCTGGGCGGGCCGGAAGGCCACGATTTTGCGCTGTTGCAGGCTTCCATGTGGGTTGCGAATGCCGCACTCGCGGTGGGTATGTCCCGCGCAGCGCTGGAATACGCCATTGACTACGCCAAAGACCGTGAGGCTTTCGGCGTGAAGATCGGTCAGAAACAGGCCATTGCCTTCATGCTGGCCGAGATGGCGACCGAAATCGAAGGCGTCCGTCTGCTGGTGTGGGAAGCCGCGTGGAAGTTGGACAAAGGCAAGGATGATCTCTACAAGCATGCCTATCTTGCCCATGTGGCGGCTTCCGATATGGCGATGATGGTCACCGACCGCGCGGTGCAGGTGCTGGGCGGTCATGGTTACATCCGTGAGCATCCGGTGGAATTGTGGATGCGCAACGGTCGCGGCTTTGCGACGTTTGCCGGTCTCGCGATGGTGTAG
- a CDS encoding TetR/AcrR family transcriptional regulator yields the protein MVDASLAPRTPVTREDILEAAARIFRRKGYHAASMQDIAHAVHLQKASLYHHVASKQEILVALLDRALDLLIEQMQGVLAMEAPPEEKLRQAVLGYTRVLAENRDLAAVLLLEFRFLEPEVRAQHVKRRDAYERLWRELLLEGQRAGTFQAEDPSLAAKALLGMINWLVIWYRPSGPLTPEEIGTYFARVALRSLVLPDCMPTNADKAAG from the coding sequence ATGGTTGATGCTTCTTTGGCACCTCGTACGCCTGTCACTCGCGAAGATATCCTCGAGGCTGCGGCGCGTATTTTCCGCCGCAAGGGGTATCACGCGGCCTCGATGCAGGATATTGCCCATGCCGTCCACTTACAAAAGGCCAGCCTTTATCATCACGTGGCCAGCAAGCAGGAAATCCTTGTGGCTTTGCTTGATCGCGCCCTGGATTTGCTCATCGAGCAAATGCAGGGCGTTTTGGCTATGGAAGCCCCGCCCGAAGAGAAACTGCGGCAGGCTGTGCTCGGCTATACCCGTGTGCTCGCCGAGAACCGAGACCTGGCCGCAGTTTTGCTTTTAGAGTTTCGCTTTTTGGAGCCCGAGGTGCGCGCCCAGCATGTCAAGCGGCGCGATGCCTATGAGCGCCTGTGGCGGGAGTTGCTTCTGGAAGGACAACGCGCGGGCACTTTCCAGGCCGAGGATCCTTCGCTGGCGGCCAAGGCCCTTTTGGGCATGATCAACTGGCTGGTCATCTGGTACCGCCCTTCGGGGCCGCTTACCCCCGAGGAAATCGGCACTTATTTTGCTCGGGTGGCTTTGCGAAGCCTGGTTTTGCCCGATTGCATGCCCACCAACGCCGACAAGGCCGCGGGCTAA